The following are encoded in a window of Rosa chinensis cultivar Old Blush chromosome 4, RchiOBHm-V2, whole genome shotgun sequence genomic DNA:
- the LOC121052752 gene encoding glutamate receptor 2.9-like isoform X4: protein MQKYDAVVGDTTIIADCSLYVDFTLPYSESGVSMIVLTEDSERNSLWIFLKPLSLDLWLTTGVAFIFTGFVIWLLEHRENTEFRSPAQQQLGMIFWFSFSTLVFAHSFPIKVLAGILHVKGNLQRDSR from the exons ATGCAGAAATATGACGCTGTGGTGGGAGACACAACAATTATAGCTGATTGCTCATTATATGTAGATTTTACGTTGCCTTATTCTGAATCAGGAGTTTCCATGATAGTTTTGACAGAGGACAGTGAGAGGAATAGTCTTTGGATTTTCTTGAAGCCACTAAGCTTGGATCTTTGGTTGACAACCGGCGTAGCCTTCATATTTACAGGTTTTGTAATATGGCTTCTTGAGCACCGGGAAAACACCGAGTTCAGAAGTCCTGCACAGCAACAACTTGGCATGATATTCTGGTTCTCGTTTTCAACCCTCGTCTTTGCACACA GCTTTCCCATCAAGGTCCTCGCTGGTATCCTACATGTCAAGGGCAATCTTCAACGTGACTCAAGATAA
- the LOC121052752 gene encoding glutamate receptor 2.9-like isoform X2: MQKYDAVVGDTTIIADCSLYVDFTLPYSESGVSMIVLTEDSERNSLWIFLKPLSLDLWLTTGVAFIFTGFVIWLLEHRENTEFRSPAQQQLGMIFWFSFSTLVFAHNRCYFQCHTSESGEQLVKVCADYMGFCGTDPNRVTLQD, encoded by the exons ATGCAGAAATATGACGCTGTGGTGGGAGACACAACAATTATAGCTGATTGCTCATTATATGTAGATTTTACGTTGCCTTATTCTGAATCAGGAGTTTCCATGATAGTTTTGACAGAGGACAGTGAGAGGAATAGTCTTTGGATTTTCTTGAAGCCACTAAGCTTGGATCTTTGGTTGACAACCGGCGTAGCCTTCATATTTACAGGTTTTGTAATATGGCTTCTTGAGCACCGGGAAAACACCGAGTTCAGAAGTCCTGCACAGCAACAACTTGGCATGATATTCTGGTTCTCGTTTTCAACCCTCGTCTTTGCACACA ATCGATGCTATTTCCAATGTCATACGAGTGAAAGTGGTGAACAATTGGTCAAGGTTTGTGCTGATTATATGGGTTTTTGTGGTACTGATCCCAACAGAGTTACACTGCAAGATTAG
- the LOC121052752 gene encoding glutamate receptor 2.9-like isoform X1: MQKYDAVVGDTTIIADCSLYVDFTLPYSESGVSMIVLTEDSERNSLWIFLKPLSLDLWLTTGVAFIFTGFVIWLLEHRENTEFRSPAQQQLGMIFWFSFSTLVFAHMVNNWSRFVLIIWVFVVLIPTELHCKISLNVNSTEVAACIH; encoded by the exons ATGCAGAAATATGACGCTGTGGTGGGAGACACAACAATTATAGCTGATTGCTCATTATATGTAGATTTTACGTTGCCTTATTCTGAATCAGGAGTTTCCATGATAGTTTTGACAGAGGACAGTGAGAGGAATAGTCTTTGGATTTTCTTGAAGCCACTAAGCTTGGATCTTTGGTTGACAACCGGCGTAGCCTTCATATTTACAGGTTTTGTAATATGGCTTCTTGAGCACCGGGAAAACACCGAGTTCAGAAGTCCTGCACAGCAACAACTTGGCATGATATTCTGGTTCTCGTTTTCAACCCTCGTCTTTGCACACA TGGTGAACAATTGGTCAAGGTTTGTGCTGATTATATGGGTTTTTGTGGTACTGATCCCAACAGAGTTACACTGCAAGATTAGCCTCAATGTTAACAGTACAGAAGTTGCAGCCTGCATTCACTGA
- the LOC121052752 gene encoding glutamate receptor 2.9-like isoform X5 translates to MQKYDAVVGDTTIIADCSLYVDFTLPYSESGVSMIVLTEDSERNSLWIFLKPLSLDLWLTTGVAFIFTGFVIWLLEHRENTEFRSPAQQQLGMIFWFSFSTLVFAHKLHCKISLNVNSTEVAACIH, encoded by the exons ATGCAGAAATATGACGCTGTGGTGGGAGACACAACAATTATAGCTGATTGCTCATTATATGTAGATTTTACGTTGCCTTATTCTGAATCAGGAGTTTCCATGATAGTTTTGACAGAGGACAGTGAGAGGAATAGTCTTTGGATTTTCTTGAAGCCACTAAGCTTGGATCTTTGGTTGACAACCGGCGTAGCCTTCATATTTACAGGTTTTGTAATATGGCTTCTTGAGCACCGGGAAAACACCGAGTTCAGAAGTCCTGCACAGCAACAACTTGGCATGATATTCTGGTTCTCGTTTTCAACCCTCGTCTTTGCACACA AGTTACACTGCAAGATTAGCCTCAATGTTAACAGTACAGAAGTTGCAGCCTGCATTCACTGA
- the LOC121052752 gene encoding glutamate receptor 2.9-like isoform X3 has protein sequence MLTVQKLQPAFTDRKEIQRNGYKVGYQNSSFIKGFLVEHLHFAEANLVPLVTIPDYHEALSRGNKNRVAAILDEVPCLKLFLKKNCSKYTMVGPTYKTDGFGFAFPSRSSLVSYMSRAIFNVTQDKNEMDKIQSTYFDYC, from the exons ATGTTAACAGTACAGAAGTTGCAGCCTGCATTCACTGATAGAAAAGAGATACAAAGAAATGGTTACAAAGTAGGATATCAAAATAGTTCCTTTATTAAAGGGTTTCTCGTGGAACATTTGCATTTTGCTGAGGCCAATTTGGTGCCATTGGTAACCATTCCGGATTATCATGAGGCACTATCTAGAGGAAACAAGAATAGAGTTGCTGCCATTTTAGATGAAGTCCCTTGCCTCAAGTTGTTCCTTAAAAAGAACTGTTCCAAGTACACCATGGTTGGACCAACCTACAAAACTGATGGATTTGGCTTT GCTTTCCCATCAAGGTCCTCGCTGGTATCCTACATGTCAAGGGCAATCTTCAACGTGACTCAAGATAAAAATGAGATGGATAAAATTCAGTCGACTTACTTTGATtactgttaa
- the LOC121053011 gene encoding uncharacterized protein LOC121053011 isoform X2 translates to MTLANVNRIKRMFRLPGAVKLRPPTVDEKASILRPGFVAVHEAIFRQGVTLPLVPSLQILVCELGLAFGQVCPNMWRLMLAMTSLWRLSGCEGPTVAEVLHFYELTYVKRQGCGGQVNLSRRQGAPKLIENLRDSMSYWRDTFCVATTGWEYQAESNDGEQAFRIKSEFQPIRGVGLRYNLTREEECRVARIQGCWWNRNLLDFRLLTGWELLVDQRLTRAVETPPGNARSRDAFAKAMDRAEIDNFLEAMYALGDAAQKTVIDPVTLAVSPSEVPVVLPMPLHSHLGADGLPVAQTGANVGGGKEGSGAAPQTERVPNVRRGPQKVVRPAGAAATVGQQQRGPRPAAAGQTRLLRKRRQNDSDEEDDDDAEVIGVRQRKKARQAPLKAPVAAAEEAPASDLDTFAAYAEFMTDNERGFLYLLCEILGFGGLAGISRPTAIDGSPFSSAFGHLSIGLHEMFMAAQKQLGVERQLRDEISGLERELGDAKDRLADVERRLTKADCDAADARGKLEVAIRRDVERNNHISRMEQDMSLLQERVAAKEKKIDILQRESAAKQAAVTKLEAEVARLRDEGTRAAAAAVEKFKQSAEYKKAMT, encoded by the exons ATGACCCTTGCCAATGTCAACCGGATAAAGCGGATGTTTCGGTTGCCCGGCGCGGTTAAACTGCGTCCACCGACGGTGGATGAAAAGGCTTCAATTCTTCGCCCGGGGTTTGTCGCTGTGCATGAGGCAATATTCCGCCAGGGAGTAACACTACCGCTCGTGCCCAGtcttcagatcttggtgtgcgagttaggcctagcctttgggcaagtctgccccaacatgtggcgattgatgttggcgatgacttcgctgtggcggttgtccggctgtgagggaccaaccgtggcggaggtgctgcatttCTATGAGCTGACGTATGTGAAGCGTCAGGGCTGCGGAGGTCAAGTGAACCTaagtcgccgccagggagccCCCAAGTTGATAGAGAACCTGAGGGATTCTATGTCGTATTGGCGGGACACCTTTtgcgttgccacgacggggtgggaatatCAGGCGGAATCCAATGACGGGGAACaggcgtttaggattaagtcagagttccaacctatccgaggtg TGGGCTTGCGctacaacctgactcgtgaagAAGAGTGTCGTGTGGCGCGCATTCAAGGTTGCTGGTGGAATCGCAATTTGTTGGACTTTCGCCTACTTACCGgttgggagctgttggtcgatcaacgatTGACCCGCGCCGTTG AGACGCCACCAGGTAACGCTAGGAGCCGTGACGCCTTtgccaaagccatggaccgcgcggagattgacaactttttggaggccatgtatgcctTAGGGGATGCGGCTCAAAAGACAGTGATAGACCCGGTGACACTGGCGgtgagcccatccgaggttccggtggtgctgccaatgccgctgcACTCCCACCTTGGCGCCGACGGCCTACCCGTTGCTCAGACGGGTGCCAATGTGGGGGGTGGAAAGGAGGGGTCTGGCGCCGCGCCGCAGACAGAGAGAGTGCCCAACGTGCGACGTGGGCCACAGAAGGTGGTGCGGCCGGCGGGGGCTGCCGCCACGGTGGGTCAACAACAACGGGGGCCACGGCCTGCGGCCGCTGGACAGACGCGGTTGTTGCGGAAGCGTCGGCAGAATGACTCCGacgaggaggatgatgatgatgctgagGTTATCGGGGTCCGCCAGCGAAAGAAGGCCCGCCAAGCTCCGCTGAAGGCGCCAGTGGCCGCTGCAGAAGAGGCGCCTGCGAGTGACCTGGACACGTTTGCCGCCTATGCCGAGTTCATGACTGACAATGAACGGGGATTTCTCTACCTCCTCTGCGAGATACTGGGGTTTGGTGGTCTGGCGGGGATTTCCCGCCCAACGGCGATTGACGGGTCACCCTTCAGTTCAGCTTTTGGTCACCTTTCAATtgggctgcatgagatgttcATGGCGGCGCAGAAGCAGCTCGGGGTTGAGCGGCAGCTCAGGGACGAGATCAGCGGTCTCGAGAGGGAGCTGGGGGACGCCAAGGACAGGCTGGCGGATGTGGAGCGGCGCCTGACGAAGGCGGATTGCGACGCCGCGGATGCTCGCGGCAAGTTGGAAGTGGCAATCCGGCGGGACGTGGAACGGAACAACCACATCTCCAGGATGGAACAAGACATGtctctgctgcaggagcgggtgGCCGCTAAGGAGAAAAAAATTGATAtcctgcagcgggagtctgcggCCAAGCAAGCAGCGGTGACGAAACTGGAGGCTGAGGTAGCTCGCCTGCGGGACGAAGGGACCCGTGCCGCTGCCGCCGCTGTGGAGAAATTCAAacagtcggcggagtacaaaAAGGCGATGACTTAA
- the LOC121053011 gene encoding uncharacterized protein LOC121053011 isoform X3 produces the protein MTLANVNRIKRMFRLPGAVKLRPPTVDEKASILRPGFVAVHEAIFRQGVTLPLVPSLQILVCELGLAFGQVCPNMWRLMLAMTSLWRLSGCEGPTVAEVLHFYELTYVKRQGCGGQVNLSRRQGAPKLIENLRDSMSYWRDTFCVATTGWEYQAESNDGEQAFRIKSEFQPIRVGLRYNLTREEECRVARIQGCWWNRNLLDFRLLTGWELLVDQRLTRAVETPPGNARSRDAFAKAMDRAEIDNFLEAMYALGDAAQKTVIDPVTLAVSPSEVPVVLPMPLHSHLGADGLPVAQTGANVGGGKEGSGAAPQTERVPNVRRGPQKVVRPAGAAATVGQQQRGPRPAAAGQTRLLRKRRQNDSDEEDDDDAEVIGVRQRKKARQAPLKAPVAAAEEAPASDLDTFAAYAEFMTDNERGFLYLLCEILGFGGLAGISRPTAIDGSPFSSAFGHLSIGLHEMFMAAQKQLGVERQLRDEISGLERELGDAKDRLADVERRLTKADCDAADARGKLEVAIRRDVERNNHISRMEQDMSLLQERVAAKEKKIDILQRESAAKQAAVTKLEAEVARLRDEGTRAAAAAVEKFKQSAEYKKAMT, from the exons ATGACCCTTGCCAATGTCAACCGGATAAAGCGGATGTTTCGGTTGCCCGGCGCGGTTAAACTGCGTCCACCGACGGTGGATGAAAAGGCTTCAATTCTTCGCCCGGGGTTTGTCGCTGTGCATGAGGCAATATTCCGCCAGGGAGTAACACTACCGCTCGTGCCCAGtcttcagatcttggtgtgcgagttaggcctagcctttgggcaagtctgccccaacatgtggcgattgatgttggcgatgacttcgctgtggcggttgtccggctgtgagggaccaaccgtggcggaggtgctgcatttCTATGAGCTGACGTATGTGAAGCGTCAGGGCTGCGGAGGTCAAGTGAACCTaagtcgccgccagggagccCCCAAGTTGATAGAGAACCTGAGGGATTCTATGTCGTATTGGCGGGACACCTTTtgcgttgccacgacggggtgggaatatCAGGCGGAATCCAATGACGGGGAACaggcgtttaggattaagtcagagttccaacctatccgag TGGGCTTGCGctacaacctgactcgtgaagAAGAGTGTCGTGTGGCGCGCATTCAAGGTTGCTGGTGGAATCGCAATTTGTTGGACTTTCGCCTACTTACCGgttgggagctgttggtcgatcaacgatTGACCCGCGCCGTTG AGACGCCACCAGGTAACGCTAGGAGCCGTGACGCCTTtgccaaagccatggaccgcgcggagattgacaactttttggaggccatgtatgcctTAGGGGATGCGGCTCAAAAGACAGTGATAGACCCGGTGACACTGGCGgtgagcccatccgaggttccggtggtgctgccaatgccgctgcACTCCCACCTTGGCGCCGACGGCCTACCCGTTGCTCAGACGGGTGCCAATGTGGGGGGTGGAAAGGAGGGGTCTGGCGCCGCGCCGCAGACAGAGAGAGTGCCCAACGTGCGACGTGGGCCACAGAAGGTGGTGCGGCCGGCGGGGGCTGCCGCCACGGTGGGTCAACAACAACGGGGGCCACGGCCTGCGGCCGCTGGACAGACGCGGTTGTTGCGGAAGCGTCGGCAGAATGACTCCGacgaggaggatgatgatgatgctgagGTTATCGGGGTCCGCCAGCGAAAGAAGGCCCGCCAAGCTCCGCTGAAGGCGCCAGTGGCCGCTGCAGAAGAGGCGCCTGCGAGTGACCTGGACACGTTTGCCGCCTATGCCGAGTTCATGACTGACAATGAACGGGGATTTCTCTACCTCCTCTGCGAGATACTGGGGTTTGGTGGTCTGGCGGGGATTTCCCGCCCAACGGCGATTGACGGGTCACCCTTCAGTTCAGCTTTTGGTCACCTTTCAATtgggctgcatgagatgttcATGGCGGCGCAGAAGCAGCTCGGGGTTGAGCGGCAGCTCAGGGACGAGATCAGCGGTCTCGAGAGGGAGCTGGGGGACGCCAAGGACAGGCTGGCGGATGTGGAGCGGCGCCTGACGAAGGCGGATTGCGACGCCGCGGATGCTCGCGGCAAGTTGGAAGTGGCAATCCGGCGGGACGTGGAACGGAACAACCACATCTCCAGGATGGAACAAGACATGtctctgctgcaggagcgggtgGCCGCTAAGGAGAAAAAAATTGATAtcctgcagcgggagtctgcggCCAAGCAAGCAGCGGTGACGAAACTGGAGGCTGAGGTAGCTCGCCTGCGGGACGAAGGGACCCGTGCCGCTGCCGCCGCTGTGGAGAAATTCAAacagtcggcggagtacaaaAAGGCGATGACTTAA
- the LOC121053011 gene encoding uncharacterized protein LOC121053011 isoform X1 — translation MTLANVNRIKRMFRLPGAVKLRPPTVDEKASILRPGFVAVHEAIFRQGVTLPLVPSLQILVCELGLAFGQVCPNMWRLMLAMTSLWRLSGCEGPTVAEVLHFYELTYVKRQGCGGQVNLSRRQGAPKLIENLRDSMSYWRDTFCVATTGWEYQAESNDGEQAFRIKSEFQPIRGGLSVSAEYCWRFTLCLVLNLANVYPCFSVGLRYNLTREEECRVARIQGCWWNRNLLDFRLLTGWELLVDQRLTRAVETPPGNARSRDAFAKAMDRAEIDNFLEAMYALGDAAQKTVIDPVTLAVSPSEVPVVLPMPLHSHLGADGLPVAQTGANVGGGKEGSGAAPQTERVPNVRRGPQKVVRPAGAAATVGQQQRGPRPAAAGQTRLLRKRRQNDSDEEDDDDAEVIGVRQRKKARQAPLKAPVAAAEEAPASDLDTFAAYAEFMTDNERGFLYLLCEILGFGGLAGISRPTAIDGSPFSSAFGHLSIGLHEMFMAAQKQLGVERQLRDEISGLERELGDAKDRLADVERRLTKADCDAADARGKLEVAIRRDVERNNHISRMEQDMSLLQERVAAKEKKIDILQRESAAKQAAVTKLEAEVARLRDEGTRAAAAAVEKFKQSAEYKKAMT, via the exons ATGACCCTTGCCAATGTCAACCGGATAAAGCGGATGTTTCGGTTGCCCGGCGCGGTTAAACTGCGTCCACCGACGGTGGATGAAAAGGCTTCAATTCTTCGCCCGGGGTTTGTCGCTGTGCATGAGGCAATATTCCGCCAGGGAGTAACACTACCGCTCGTGCCCAGtcttcagatcttggtgtgcgagttaggcctagcctttgggcaagtctgccccaacatgtggcgattgatgttggcgatgacttcgctgtggcggttgtccggctgtgagggaccaaccgtggcggaggtgctgcatttCTATGAGCTGACGTATGTGAAGCGTCAGGGCTGCGGAGGTCAAGTGAACCTaagtcgccgccagggagccCCCAAGTTGATAGAGAACCTGAGGGATTCTATGTCGTATTGGCGGGACACCTTTtgcgttgccacgacggggtgggaatatCAGGCGGAATCCAATGACGGGGAACaggcgtttaggattaagtcagagttccaacctatccgaggtggtTTGTCGGTCTCCGCTGAATATTGCTGGCGGTTTACGTTGTGCCTAGTCTTGAATCTTGCTAACGTTTACCCTTGTTTTTCAGTGGGCTTGCGctacaacctgactcgtgaagAAGAGTGTCGTGTGGCGCGCATTCAAGGTTGCTGGTGGAATCGCAATTTGTTGGACTTTCGCCTACTTACCGgttgggagctgttggtcgatcaacgatTGACCCGCGCCGTTG AGACGCCACCAGGTAACGCTAGGAGCCGTGACGCCTTtgccaaagccatggaccgcgcggagattgacaactttttggaggccatgtatgcctTAGGGGATGCGGCTCAAAAGACAGTGATAGACCCGGTGACACTGGCGgtgagcccatccgaggttccggtggtgctgccaatgccgctgcACTCCCACCTTGGCGCCGACGGCCTACCCGTTGCTCAGACGGGTGCCAATGTGGGGGGTGGAAAGGAGGGGTCTGGCGCCGCGCCGCAGACAGAGAGAGTGCCCAACGTGCGACGTGGGCCACAGAAGGTGGTGCGGCCGGCGGGGGCTGCCGCCACGGTGGGTCAACAACAACGGGGGCCACGGCCTGCGGCCGCTGGACAGACGCGGTTGTTGCGGAAGCGTCGGCAGAATGACTCCGacgaggaggatgatgatgatgctgagGTTATCGGGGTCCGCCAGCGAAAGAAGGCCCGCCAAGCTCCGCTGAAGGCGCCAGTGGCCGCTGCAGAAGAGGCGCCTGCGAGTGACCTGGACACGTTTGCCGCCTATGCCGAGTTCATGACTGACAATGAACGGGGATTTCTCTACCTCCTCTGCGAGATACTGGGGTTTGGTGGTCTGGCGGGGATTTCCCGCCCAACGGCGATTGACGGGTCACCCTTCAGTTCAGCTTTTGGTCACCTTTCAATtgggctgcatgagatgttcATGGCGGCGCAGAAGCAGCTCGGGGTTGAGCGGCAGCTCAGGGACGAGATCAGCGGTCTCGAGAGGGAGCTGGGGGACGCCAAGGACAGGCTGGCGGATGTGGAGCGGCGCCTGACGAAGGCGGATTGCGACGCCGCGGATGCTCGCGGCAAGTTGGAAGTGGCAATCCGGCGGGACGTGGAACGGAACAACCACATCTCCAGGATGGAACAAGACATGtctctgctgcaggagcgggtgGCCGCTAAGGAGAAAAAAATTGATAtcctgcagcgggagtctgcggCCAAGCAAGCAGCGGTGACGAAACTGGAGGCTGAGGTAGCTCGCCTGCGGGACGAAGGGACCCGTGCCGCTGCCGCCGCTGTGGAGAAATTCAAacagtcggcggagtacaaaAAGGCGATGACTTAA